From one Flavobacterium sp. N502536 genomic stretch:
- a CDS encoding c-type cytochrome, translating to MKKILFLSAVLAFASCKKETVEAPVENTTEAYSEGETAKAKTPVEFGKQIFEGQGNCFSCHQPDKKVIGPSIQEIAKIYKDKNGDIITFLKGNAEPIVDPSQFAVMKTNFPVTQAMSDEELKAIETYIYSHLK from the coding sequence ATGAAAAAAATACTATTCTTATCAGCCGTTCTCGCGTTCGCATCCTGTAAAAAAGAAACCGTTGAAGCTCCAGTTGAAAATACAACGGAAGCCTATTCAGAAGGAGAAACTGCAAAAGCTAAAACTCCGGTAGAGTTTGGAAAACAAATTTTTGAAGGACAGGGAAATTGTTTCTCCTGTCATCAACCGGACAAAAAAGTAATTGGTCCTAGTATTCAGGAAATAGCCAAAATCTACAAAGACAAAAATGGAGACATTATTACTTTCTTAAAAGGAAATGCCGAACCTATTGTTGATCCGAGCCAGTTTGCCGTTATGAAAACCAATTTTCCGGTAACTCAGGCCATGTCGGATGAGGAATTAAAAGCCATTGAAACTTATATTTACAGTCATTTAAAGTAA
- a CDS encoding GyrI-like domain-containing protein: MVQKFNVIGISVRTTNENGQSGTDIPALWNQFISEGILSKIPNKVSEDIFCVYTDYEKDHTRPYTTILGCRVENLDTIPDGMTGKTIESAVYEKFIASGNLNDGIVFNKWLEIWNSGLNRSFTADYEVYGAKAQNPAAAAVDIFIAIS, encoded by the coding sequence ATGGTACAGAAATTCAATGTAATCGGTATTTCGGTAAGAACTACGAACGAAAATGGTCAATCCGGAACAGATATTCCGGCACTTTGGAACCAATTTATCTCTGAAGGAATTTTGAGCAAAATCCCAAATAAGGTTTCGGAAGACATTTTTTGTGTGTATACAGACTACGAAAAAGATCATACCAGGCCGTATACAACTATACTGGGGTGTCGCGTTGAAAACCTCGATACGATTCCGGATGGAATGACAGGAAAAACAATAGAGTCTGCCGTGTATGAAAAATTCATCGCCAGCGGAAATCTAAACGACGGAATTGTTTTTAACAAATGGCTGGAAATTTGGAACTCCGGACTCAACAGAAGCTTTACAGCCGACTATGAAGTTTATGGAGCCAAAGCTCAAAACCCCGCAGCTGCAGCAGTAGACATATTTATTGCGATTTCATAA